A portion of the Chondrinema litorale genome contains these proteins:
- a CDS encoding 5-formyltetrahydrofolate cyclo-ligase encodes MRKNYFSEKLRNSYFSRLSVSLSLFLFIVMTEKEELRKKMLALRAKLSLSEMKELSEKICKTLEQLVAKENPQVVHVFIPFKNEPDILPFLDFLLEKEKQVIAPKTLRNRQLEHYHYSGFNDLEQGLFKTLYPANGLKYEGKIDMILVPGLAFDRYGYRLGYGGGYYDTFLDTYPNAVKVGIVYPFQLVKKVPVETHDAKMNLIVTGSETVNL; translated from the coding sequence ATGCGTAAAAATTATTTCTCTGAGAAATTGAGAAATAGTTACTTTAGCAGACTGAGTGTATCACTCAGTCTTTTTTTATTTATTGTGATGACGGAAAAAGAAGAATTACGTAAAAAGATGTTGGCATTAAGAGCTAAACTTTCATTAAGTGAAATGAAGGAATTGAGCGAAAAGATATGCAAGACTCTTGAGCAATTGGTAGCAAAAGAAAATCCGCAGGTAGTTCATGTTTTTATTCCATTTAAAAATGAACCAGATATTCTTCCTTTTTTAGATTTTTTGTTAGAAAAAGAAAAACAAGTAATAGCCCCAAAAACATTAAGAAACAGGCAGCTAGAACATTATCACTACTCTGGTTTTAATGATTTAGAGCAAGGTTTATTTAAAACATTATATCCAGCAAATGGGCTTAAATATGAAGGTAAAATAGATATGATTCTTGTGCCCGGATTAGCATTTGATAGATATGGATATCGACTTGGGTATGGTGGTGGTTACTACGATACATTTTTAGATACTTATCCTAATGCTGTAAAAGTTGGTATCGTTTATCCCTTTCAATTAGTTAAAAAAGTACCAGTAGAAACTCACGATGCAAAAATGAATTTGATTGTTACAGGCAGCGAAACAGTTAATTTGTAA